One part of the Ailuropoda melanoleuca isolate Jingjing chromosome 6, ASM200744v2, whole genome shotgun sequence genome encodes these proteins:
- the LOC109488883 gene encoding interferon-induced protein with tetratricopeptide repeats 1B isoform X2, whose translation MYLQTDKSNGNLLEESLAQLRCHFTWELLIEDTELPDLENRIFNEIDFLDTKYNVGIHNLLAYVKHLKGQNQEALGSLKEAEDLIQQEHAAQSDARSLVTWGNYAWLYYHMGRPAEAQAYLDKVESTCRKFEAPSRYRMECPQMDCEEGWALLKCGGKNYERAKACFEKALAVEPENPEFSTGYAITIYRLDGFNKETEVNKAFCLQPLKEAIRLNPKDAYIKALLALKLQDLGQEAEGEKYIEEALTNMSSQTYVFRYAAKFYRRKGSLDKALQLLKTALRATPSSTFLHHQIGLCYRAQMIEIKRAAHWQPRGKDRENVHRLAHLAINEIQKALMIKPTFELAYVELADLYAEIGQYTKAEDTFQKVLCMKTINDHLQQVIHYHYGHFQELHKISADKAITHYLKGLKIKVASSTRAKILTALEKLAKRRVHQNIRMVESLSILGFIHKLKGEVREALVCYEKALRLAADFNTVI comes from the exons ATGTATTTGCAAAC TGACAAATCAAATGGGAATCTCCTTGAAGAGAGCCTGGCTCAGCTGAGATGTCACTTTACCTGGGAGTTACTCATTGAAGACACCGAACTGCCTGACTTGGAAAACAGGATCTTCAATGAGATTGATTTCCTAGACACCAAATACAACGTGGGGATCCACAACCTGCTGGCCTACGTGAAACACCTGAAGGGCCAGAACCAGGAAGCCCTGGGGAGCCTGAAGGAAGCTGAAGACCTCATCCAGCAGGAACATGCTGCCCAATCGGATGCGAGAAGTCTGGTCACGTGGGGCAACTACGCCTGGCTGTATTACCACATGGGCAGACCGGCAGAAGCCCAGGCTTACCTGGACAAGGTGGAGAGCACCTGCCGGAAGTTCGAGGCTCCCTCCCGCTACAGGATGGAGTGTCCCCAGATGGACTGTGAGGAGGGATGGGCCTTGCTGAAATGTGGAGGGAAGAACTATGAACGCGCCAAGGCCTGCTTTGAGAAGGCTCTGGCAGTGGAGCCGGAAAACCCTGAATTTAGCACTGGGTATGCCATCACCATCTACCGCCTGGACGGCtttaacaaagaaacagaggTTAACAAGGCGTTCTGTCTGCAGCCCCTGAAAGAGGCCATCAGGCTAAACCCAAAAGATGCGTATATTAAGGCTCTCCTTGCCCTGAAGCTTCAGGACTTAGGCCAAGAAGCTGAAGGAGAAAAGTACATTGAAGAAGCACTGACCAACATGTCCTCGCAGACCTACGTCTTCCGATACGCAGCCAAGTTCTACCGAAGAAAAGGCTCTCTGGATAAAGCTCTTCAGCTCTTAAAAACGGCCCTGCGggccaccccctcctccaccttcctgcACCACCAGATAGGGCTTTGCTACAGGGCACAAATGATCGAAATAAAGAGAGCTGCCCACTGGCAGCCCAGAGGAAAGGATAGAGAAAATGTCCACAGGTTGGCTCACTTGGctataaatgaaattcaaaaggCTTTGATGATAAAGCCCACATTTGAGTTGGCTTATGTTGAACTGGCTGACCTGTACGCAGAAATAGGCCAATACACAAAGGCTGAGGACACTTTTCAGAAAGTGTTGTGCATGAAGACCATCAACGATCATCTACAGCAGGTGATTCATTACCACTATGGCCATTTCCAAGAACTGCACAAGATATCTGCAGATAAAGCAATCACCCATTATTTAAAAGGTCTCAAAATCAAAGTAGCCTCCAGCACCAGGGCAAAGATTCTCACTGCCTTAGAGAAGCTGGCTAAAAGACGTGTTCATCAGAATATCCGTATGGTGGAAAGTTTAAGCATCCTTGGGTTCATCCACAAATTGAAAGGGGAAGTGAGGGAAGCCTTGGTGTGTTATGAGAAGGCTCTCAGGCTGGCTGCTGATTTCAACACCGTGATTTGA
- the LOC109488883 gene encoding interferon-induced protein with tetratricopeptide repeats 1B isoform X1: protein MEEEQFADMSDKSNGNLLEESLAQLRCHFTWELLIEDTELPDLENRIFNEIDFLDTKYNVGIHNLLAYVKHLKGQNQEALGSLKEAEDLIQQEHAAQSDARSLVTWGNYAWLYYHMGRPAEAQAYLDKVESTCRKFEAPSRYRMECPQMDCEEGWALLKCGGKNYERAKACFEKALAVEPENPEFSTGYAITIYRLDGFNKETEVNKAFCLQPLKEAIRLNPKDAYIKALLALKLQDLGQEAEGEKYIEEALTNMSSQTYVFRYAAKFYRRKGSLDKALQLLKTALRATPSSTFLHHQIGLCYRAQMIEIKRAAHWQPRGKDRENVHRLAHLAINEIQKALMIKPTFELAYVELADLYAEIGQYTKAEDTFQKVLCMKTINDHLQQVIHYHYGHFQELHKISADKAITHYLKGLKIKVASSTRAKILTALEKLAKRRVHQNIRMVESLSILGFIHKLKGEVREALVCYEKALRLAADFNTVI, encoded by the coding sequence TGACAAATCAAATGGGAATCTCCTTGAAGAGAGCCTGGCTCAGCTGAGATGTCACTTTACCTGGGAGTTACTCATTGAAGACACCGAACTGCCTGACTTGGAAAACAGGATCTTCAATGAGATTGATTTCCTAGACACCAAATACAACGTGGGGATCCACAACCTGCTGGCCTACGTGAAACACCTGAAGGGCCAGAACCAGGAAGCCCTGGGGAGCCTGAAGGAAGCTGAAGACCTCATCCAGCAGGAACATGCTGCCCAATCGGATGCGAGAAGTCTGGTCACGTGGGGCAACTACGCCTGGCTGTATTACCACATGGGCAGACCGGCAGAAGCCCAGGCTTACCTGGACAAGGTGGAGAGCACCTGCCGGAAGTTCGAGGCTCCCTCCCGCTACAGGATGGAGTGTCCCCAGATGGACTGTGAGGAGGGATGGGCCTTGCTGAAATGTGGAGGGAAGAACTATGAACGCGCCAAGGCCTGCTTTGAGAAGGCTCTGGCAGTGGAGCCGGAAAACCCTGAATTTAGCACTGGGTATGCCATCACCATCTACCGCCTGGACGGCtttaacaaagaaacagaggTTAACAAGGCGTTCTGTCTGCAGCCCCTGAAAGAGGCCATCAGGCTAAACCCAAAAGATGCGTATATTAAGGCTCTCCTTGCCCTGAAGCTTCAGGACTTAGGCCAAGAAGCTGAAGGAGAAAAGTACATTGAAGAAGCACTGACCAACATGTCCTCGCAGACCTACGTCTTCCGATACGCAGCCAAGTTCTACCGAAGAAAAGGCTCTCTGGATAAAGCTCTTCAGCTCTTAAAAACGGCCCTGCGggccaccccctcctccaccttcctgcACCACCAGATAGGGCTTTGCTACAGGGCACAAATGATCGAAATAAAGAGAGCTGCCCACTGGCAGCCCAGAGGAAAGGATAGAGAAAATGTCCACAGGTTGGCTCACTTGGctataaatgaaattcaaaaggCTTTGATGATAAAGCCCACATTTGAGTTGGCTTATGTTGAACTGGCTGACCTGTACGCAGAAATAGGCCAATACACAAAGGCTGAGGACACTTTTCAGAAAGTGTTGTGCATGAAGACCATCAACGATCATCTACAGCAGGTGATTCATTACCACTATGGCCATTTCCAAGAACTGCACAAGATATCTGCAGATAAAGCAATCACCCATTATTTAAAAGGTCTCAAAATCAAAGTAGCCTCCAGCACCAGGGCAAAGATTCTCACTGCCTTAGAGAAGCTGGCTAAAAGACGTGTTCATCAGAATATCCGTATGGTGGAAAGTTTAAGCATCCTTGGGTTCATCCACAAATTGAAAGGGGAAGTGAGGGAAGCCTTGGTGTGTTATGAGAAGGCTCTCAGGCTGGCTGCTGATTTCAACACCGTGATTTGA
- the LOC109488883 gene encoding interferon-induced protein with tetratricopeptide repeats 1B isoform X3, protein MESSDKSNGNLLEESLAQLRCHFTWELLIEDTELPDLENRIFNEIDFLDTKYNVGIHNLLAYVKHLKGQNQEALGSLKEAEDLIQQEHAAQSDARSLVTWGNYAWLYYHMGRPAEAQAYLDKVESTCRKFEAPSRYRMECPQMDCEEGWALLKCGGKNYERAKACFEKALAVEPENPEFSTGYAITIYRLDGFNKETEVNKAFCLQPLKEAIRLNPKDAYIKALLALKLQDLGQEAEGEKYIEEALTNMSSQTYVFRYAAKFYRRKGSLDKALQLLKTALRATPSSTFLHHQIGLCYRAQMIEIKRAAHWQPRGKDRENVHRLAHLAINEIQKALMIKPTFELAYVELADLYAEIGQYTKAEDTFQKVLCMKTINDHLQQVIHYHYGHFQELHKISADKAITHYLKGLKIKVASSTRAKILTALEKLAKRRVHQNIRMVESLSILGFIHKLKGEVREALVCYEKALRLAADFNTVI, encoded by the coding sequence TGACAAATCAAATGGGAATCTCCTTGAAGAGAGCCTGGCTCAGCTGAGATGTCACTTTACCTGGGAGTTACTCATTGAAGACACCGAACTGCCTGACTTGGAAAACAGGATCTTCAATGAGATTGATTTCCTAGACACCAAATACAACGTGGGGATCCACAACCTGCTGGCCTACGTGAAACACCTGAAGGGCCAGAACCAGGAAGCCCTGGGGAGCCTGAAGGAAGCTGAAGACCTCATCCAGCAGGAACATGCTGCCCAATCGGATGCGAGAAGTCTGGTCACGTGGGGCAACTACGCCTGGCTGTATTACCACATGGGCAGACCGGCAGAAGCCCAGGCTTACCTGGACAAGGTGGAGAGCACCTGCCGGAAGTTCGAGGCTCCCTCCCGCTACAGGATGGAGTGTCCCCAGATGGACTGTGAGGAGGGATGGGCCTTGCTGAAATGTGGAGGGAAGAACTATGAACGCGCCAAGGCCTGCTTTGAGAAGGCTCTGGCAGTGGAGCCGGAAAACCCTGAATTTAGCACTGGGTATGCCATCACCATCTACCGCCTGGACGGCtttaacaaagaaacagaggTTAACAAGGCGTTCTGTCTGCAGCCCCTGAAAGAGGCCATCAGGCTAAACCCAAAAGATGCGTATATTAAGGCTCTCCTTGCCCTGAAGCTTCAGGACTTAGGCCAAGAAGCTGAAGGAGAAAAGTACATTGAAGAAGCACTGACCAACATGTCCTCGCAGACCTACGTCTTCCGATACGCAGCCAAGTTCTACCGAAGAAAAGGCTCTCTGGATAAAGCTCTTCAGCTCTTAAAAACGGCCCTGCGggccaccccctcctccaccttcctgcACCACCAGATAGGGCTTTGCTACAGGGCACAAATGATCGAAATAAAGAGAGCTGCCCACTGGCAGCCCAGAGGAAAGGATAGAGAAAATGTCCACAGGTTGGCTCACTTGGctataaatgaaattcaaaaggCTTTGATGATAAAGCCCACATTTGAGTTGGCTTATGTTGAACTGGCTGACCTGTACGCAGAAATAGGCCAATACACAAAGGCTGAGGACACTTTTCAGAAAGTGTTGTGCATGAAGACCATCAACGATCATCTACAGCAGGTGATTCATTACCACTATGGCCATTTCCAAGAACTGCACAAGATATCTGCAGATAAAGCAATCACCCATTATTTAAAAGGTCTCAAAATCAAAGTAGCCTCCAGCACCAGGGCAAAGATTCTCACTGCCTTAGAGAAGCTGGCTAAAAGACGTGTTCATCAGAATATCCGTATGGTGGAAAGTTTAAGCATCCTTGGGTTCATCCACAAATTGAAAGGGGAAGTGAGGGAAGCCTTGGTGTGTTATGAGAAGGCTCTCAGGCTGGCTGCTGATTTCAACACCGTGATTTGA